CCTCCATCAGGAGCAGCCGTGGATTCTCCAGCAGCCGCTTGATGTCATTGACACATTGCTGCGCCAACACACCATCAATCATGCGGTGGTCAAAACTCAGCGAGAAGGCCATCATATGCGCTGCGACAACTTCACCATCTTTGATGATGGGGCGCTCTGTGATGCGTCCGACACCCAGGATGGCCAACTCCGGATAGTTAATCACTGGCGTGAAGAACAGTCCGCCGGCAGAGCCGATGTTCGTAATGGAAATCGTGCTGCCTTTGAGCTCGTGCGGCGCCAGTTTTCCGGCGCGGCCGCGCGCGGCCAGGTCGCCGATCTCGGCTGCGATCTGCCACATGTTCTTTCGGTCCGCATCCCGCACCACAGGCACCAACAGGCCGCGGTCCGTGTCGGTCGCGATTCCGATGTGATAATAGTGCTTCACCACCAGCTCCTGGCGCTCTTCGTCGTAAGTGCCATTGAGGGTCGGGTGAATTTTCAGTGCGGCGACCAGCGCCTTGACAATGAACGGCAGGTATGTGAGCTTGATGTCGCGCTCGGCGGCCAACGGCTTGAGTTCCTGGCGCAGCTTGACCAGCTCGGTCACATTGGCCTCGTCCATGACGGTCACGTGCGGCGCCGTATGTTTCGACTTGACCATGGCCTGTGCGATGACTTTGCGAATCTGCGTGAGCGGGATGCGCTCTTCGCGTTCGCCTGCCTGCGGCCCTGTGGCTGTGGTTGCAGCGGCAGGTGCCTGGGCCTCGGTCGCAGCCTCTGCGGTCGTTTGACCAGCCGTGTCCGCCTGTCCGCCGGCAGCGGCGGTTCCGCCCTGCAGGAATGCGTCCACGTCCGCCACGGTAATTTTACCATTTGGACCGGTTCCGGTCACTTGCGCGATGTCCACGCCATGTTCGCGCGCGTACTTGCGTACCCCAGGCGTCGCCAGCACTTCATGGGCGGCGCTGTGCAGCGCGGCGGCTGGGCGTTCAGCTTGCGCAGCGGCTGCGGGTGTCTGAGCCGGGGTGCTTGGCGCAGGGGCCGCGGGCTGCGGTGCGGGGGACTGCGTCGCTGCAGCCGCCGGGGCACTCGCGGGTGCTTCCGGAGCCGCCGCAGCCGGGGCGGCGGCGCTCGCGTTGCCTTCGCCTTCCACTTCAAACGTGATGAGCAGGTCGCCGACCGTGGCGACGGTGCCCTCTGCCACCTTGATGTCTTTCACGACGCCGTCCACTGGACTTGGCAGTTCGACGAGCGCCTTATCGTTTTCCACTTCGGCGATTGGGTCGTCCTCTTTGACCGTGTCGCCCGGTTTCACCAGCCACTTGTCGATCCGGCCCTCATGCAAGCCTTCGCCAAGCTCTGGCAAACGAAATTCGTACATGCCCAAGGTGTTCACCTCCATCCATCATCGCTGATTACAGGCTTAACGCTTTTTCCATGCCGGTGCCGACCTGCTTCAAATCCGGCAGCCACTCGTCTTCAATCAAACCGAACGGATACACAGTGTCAGGCGGCGCGATGCGCAGCACGGGACCTTCGAGGTGGAAAATTGCATGTTCGTTGATCTGTGCAATCACTTCCGCAGCGACACCCGCCGTCTTCTGAGCTTCCTGCACAACCACGGCCCGGTGGGTCTTCTTCACAGACGTGACGATGGTCTCAATGTCAATCGGGCGAATCGTCCGCAGGTCGATGACTTCTGCGTCAATACCTTTGGCCGCCCACTCTTCTGCGGCCTTGAGCGCCGTTTGTACCATGGCCCCATAGGCAATTACGGTGATGTCCTTGCCTTCGCGACGCACCTTGGCTTTGCCGATGGGCACGGTGTAGGCGTCCTCCGGCACTTCCTCGCGGAAGGAACGGTACAGCTTCATGTGCTCCAGGAAGAAGACCGGGTCGTCGTCCTGCAGCGCGGCCAAAAGCAGTCCTTTCGCATCATACGGGGTGGACGGCACGACCACCTTCAGGCCGGGCGTTTGCGCCAGCAGCCCTTCCAGGCTGTCCGAGTGCAGCTCCGGCGTCTTGACGCCGCCGCCAAACGGCGCGCGAAACACGATGGGGCACGAGAAGCGGCCGTTGGTGCGGTACCTAACGCGCGTGGCCTGGCCGCAGATTTCATCCATGGCCTCAAACACAAACCCAAAAAACTGAATTTCCGCGATGGGGCGGAAGCCCTGCAGTGCAAGGCCGACCCCGAGGCCTGCGATACCGGACTCGGCCAGCGGGGTGTCAAACACGCGGTCGGCGCCGTACTTCTGCTGCAACCCTTCGGTCGCCCGGAACACACCGCCGTTTTTTCCGACGTCTTCACCAAAAATGAGCACGCGGTTATCTTGCGCCAGCGCCACATCCATTGCGTTGGTGATGGCCTGGATCATTGTCATTTGCGCCATCTTACTTTTCCTCCCTTGCAGCCCACTCTGCGCGCTGCCGAATCAGGTCGTCCGGCAACTGCGCGAACATGGAGTCAATCAAGCCCGTCACGGTCATCTTTGGGTATTCATCCGCCTTCTTCAGTGCGTCAGCCACGGCGTTCTTGGCTTCTTCGATGACGCCTTCCTCATCTGCCTCCGACCAGAGGCCCTTCTTTTCGAGGAACTTGCGGAAGCGAACCAAGGGGTCCTTTTTCTCCCACTCTTCTTCGAGGTCCTTGGTGCGGTAGCGGGTTGGGTCGTCGCCGCTCATGGTGTGCGGACCATAGCGGAAGGTCAGGCTCTCGATGAGGGTCGGGCCGTCTCCTTCGCGTGCCCGTTCGACCGCCTCGTGTGTCGCCGCGTAGACCGCCAGCACATCCATGCCATCGACCTGAATCCCCGGGATCCCGGCTGCAATGGCCTTCTGCGCGAGCGTCTCGGCAGCCGTCTGCAGACGCACAGGCACCGAAATCGCGAACTGGTTGTTCTGCACAATAAACACCGCAGGCAGGTGGAATGCACCCGCGAAGTTGATGCCTTCGTAAAAATCGCCTTGAGACGTACCGCCGTCACCGGTATAGGTGATGGCGACGCGGCGCTCTTTCTTCAGCTTGAAGGCCATCGCCACGCCCGCGTTCTGAACGTACTGGGCGCCAATGATGATTTGCGGCGGAAGGATGTTGACGTCTTCCGGAATTTCGCCGCCGTGCTGATGGCCGCGCGAGAACAGAAACGCCTGATACATCGGCCAGCCGTGCCAAACCGCCTGTGGCACGTCGCGGTACGCAGGGAGGATGAAATCTTCCTTCTTCGTTGCGAATTCGCTGCCAATCATCGACGCTTCCTGGCCTGCGACGGGAGCATAGAAACCAAGTCGTCCCTGGCGGGTGAGTTTGACGGCGCGTTGATCCCACACCCGCGTAAAGACCATGCGGCGCATCAACTCGCGCAGCTGCTCGTCGGACAACTTGGGCATGGCCTCCTGGTTGACGACGTTCCCATCTGCGTCCAGAATTTGCAGGTAAGGAACCGGTTTCGTTTCCATGACAAGACTCACGTTGGTCACCTCTTCTTATCGGTTCATGTCCGTGGATGGAAGGCATGCTTGGCGATTCCATCGGGTAAGGGTCGCTTGCTGGACGATTGATACAGTCATTACATACTATATAATACAGATGTCTTGACGGGTTGACAATGCTAGAAAATATCCCGTAAAACTGTTCTGTTGTACGGGAGTTGTAATATATAACAGAGCATCGTTGTGATACAACAGTCTGATGGGCATGCAGAGACACAGGGTTTTAAACATGCTGCTAAAGGAGGCATCACCTCATGACCAGCCAGGAGTCGCACCTCAATTTGGACCCGCAGTATACCCGCCGCGTGATGGAAGCACACACCTATTACAGTACCCACTTACAGGAAGAACGAACCATTAAGGTCTGTCTTCCACCGAACTTTGACCCGCTGCGCCGCTATCCGGTGGTGTACTGCCACGACGGGAACGAGTTTTTCACGCATGGACGCATTGCGACGATTGCCAACCAACTCGTCGCCGAAGGGAAGATAAGCCCCCTGCTGATTGTCGGCATCGCTGTCAACTTGCCACGCCGGACAGATGATTATGCGAGCGACGGGGCGCGCAGCGGTGCCTACCAGTCGTTCGTGCTGGAAGAGTGTCTGCCGTTTGTGGAAACGCGCTACCCGGTGGATGTCCGGCAGCGATTCATGGCGGGGGTTTCGCTGGGGGGCGTGGCGTCCCTGCTGTTGGCGATGCGGGCACCCGACGTTGTGAACAAGCTGCTGCTGTTCTCAGGCGCTTATTACGAACACATGCAGCACAAAGCTGCGGCGCAAGCATCGTTTGACTTTCTGCAGGCATATATGATGGTCGGGACGAAGGAGACGGCCCTGAAAACGTCGCACGGCACCCAGAACTTGCTGGCGCTCAATCGGTCGATGCGCGACCTCCTGGTCACGCGAGGCGCAAGAGTGGCCTATCGGGAAGAGGAGGGTGACCACGTGTGGGGGTTTTGGCAGACCTGGCTGCCGGACGCACTGATGTGGCTGCAGACGGTCGTCCACTCCGAGACTGTCCACCCCGAGGAATAGCCGTCCTCGGCCAACCCTGCCGACTTGCAGGGGTTCACTGGTTTTTCAAGCGGTCCAACACGGTCGTTTAGGGACATCCCGCATACATTCTGCATATTGTGAAAATACGCCATGGCGTCGTCAATCCCAGCCGCGCGACGGATTTGGACACCCGCGCGGCGGGCATGTGGCCAAGGGGGGCTCGAATATAGTCAGATAAGCGCCGTGTCGCACCTTCTCTACGGTCGAGGAGGATGGGACCGGCCATCCTGGCCTCGAACCCGACTCCATGGGCGATTGGCCCAAACAAAGGGGGATGTCGTATGGGCTTTTTGGATCGCATTCACGCTTATCGGGCCGAGGAAGAGGAACTGCAGTGGGAGGGCACGTTCGCAGACTACCTAGAGCTTGTCGCACAGAATCCGCGCATCGCGGAGACGGCCCACGCCCGTATCTACGATATGATCGCGGAAGCGGGAATTGACACAGACGCTGAAGGTCGGCGCCGTTATCGCTTCTTTGAAACGGAACTGTACGGACTGGACGCCACCCTGGAGCGGTTGGTCGAAGAATATTTCCATGCAGCGGCACGGCGGCTTGATGTGCGCAAACGCATCTTGTTGTTGATGGGCCCCGTCAGCGGGGGCAAGTCCACCATTGTCACGATGCTCAAACGGGGACTGGAGCAGTACAGCCGCACACCAAACGGCGCGGTGTACGGCATCAAGGGCTGCCCGATGCATGAAGAACCGCTGCATCTGATACCGAACGAATTAAGACCCGAGTTCGAACAAACGTACGGGGTGAAAATCGAAGGGAATCTCTGCCCGTCCTGCCGGCTGCGGCTCGATACGGAGTACCACGGGGACATTGAACAGTTTCCCGTTGAACGTGTGATTCTCTCGGAAGAGCGGCGGGTTGGGATTGGCACGTTCAGTCCCTCGGACCCGAAGTCACAGGACATTGCGGACCTGACGGGCAGCATCGACTTCGCCACCATCACCGAGTATGGTTCCGAGTCTGACCCGCGGGCGTATCGTT
Above is a genomic segment from Alicyclobacillus cycloheptanicus containing:
- a CDS encoding dihydrolipoamide acetyltransferase family protein, whose amino-acid sequence is MGMYEFRLPELGEGLHEGRIDKWLVKPGDTVKEDDPIAEVENDKALVELPSPVDGVVKDIKVAEGTVATVGDLLITFEVEGEGNASAAAPAAAAPEAPASAPAAAATQSPAPQPAAPAPSTPAQTPAAAAQAERPAAALHSAAHEVLATPGVRKYAREHGVDIAQVTGTGPNGKITVADVDAFLQGGTAAAGGQADTAGQTTAEAATEAQAPAAATTATGPQAGEREERIPLTQIRKVIAQAMVKSKHTAPHVTVMDEANVTELVKLRQELKPLAAERDIKLTYLPFIVKALVAALKIHPTLNGTYDEERQELVVKHYYHIGIATDTDRGLLVPVVRDADRKNMWQIAAEIGDLAARGRAGKLAPHELKGSTISITNIGSAGGLFFTPVINYPELAILGVGRITERPIIKDGEVVAAHMMAFSLSFDHRMIDGVLAQQCVNDIKRLLENPRLLLMEV
- a CDS encoding alpha-ketoacid dehydrogenase subunit beta, producing MAQMTMIQAITNAMDVALAQDNRVLIFGEDVGKNGGVFRATEGLQQKYGADRVFDTPLAESGIAGLGVGLALQGFRPIAEIQFFGFVFEAMDEICGQATRVRYRTNGRFSCPIVFRAPFGGGVKTPELHSDSLEGLLAQTPGLKVVVPSTPYDAKGLLLAALQDDDPVFFLEHMKLYRSFREEVPEDAYTVPIGKAKVRREGKDITVIAYGAMVQTALKAAEEWAAKGIDAEVIDLRTIRPIDIETIVTSVKKTHRAVVVQEAQKTAGVAAEVIAQINEHAIFHLEGPVLRIAPPDTVYPFGLIEDEWLPDLKQVGTGMEKALSL
- the pdhA gene encoding pyruvate dehydrogenase (acetyl-transferring) E1 component subunit alpha, translated to METKPVPYLQILDADGNVVNQEAMPKLSDEQLRELMRRMVFTRVWDQRAVKLTRQGRLGFYAPVAGQEASMIGSEFATKKEDFILPAYRDVPQAVWHGWPMYQAFLFSRGHQHGGEIPEDVNILPPQIIIGAQYVQNAGVAMAFKLKKERRVAITYTGDGGTSQGDFYEGINFAGAFHLPAVFIVQNNQFAISVPVRLQTAAETLAQKAIAAGIPGIQVDGMDVLAVYAATHEAVERAREGDGPTLIESLTFRYGPHTMSGDDPTRYRTKDLEEEWEKKDPLVRFRKFLEKKGLWSEADEEGVIEEAKNAVADALKKADEYPKMTVTGLIDSMFAQLPDDLIRQRAEWAAREEK
- a CDS encoding alpha/beta hydrolase, with the protein product MTSQESHLNLDPQYTRRVMEAHTYYSTHLQEERTIKVCLPPNFDPLRRYPVVYCHDGNEFFTHGRIATIANQLVAEGKISPLLIVGIAVNLPRRTDDYASDGARSGAYQSFVLEECLPFVETRYPVDVRQRFMAGVSLGGVASLLLAMRAPDVVNKLLLFSGAYYEHMQHKAAAQASFDFLQAYMMVGTKETALKTSHGTQNLLALNRSMRDLLVTRGARVAYREEEGDHVWGFWQTWLPDALMWLQTVVHSETVHPEE